GCCGGGCTTTTTTTTGCCTATGGGCCGCGTCTGAGAGATACCTGCGGAGGCCCTGGCTTTGGGGACCAGTCCACTGAATCCTTGAAATCGGCGGTTCGCCGGGGCTGCAGCGGGATGCGCGGCAAGGCGCATGCTGCCGCCAAGGCTGGGTGCCTTGGCAAAGCATGCAACGCAGCCGGGCGCCCGCTGCAACCCCGGCCCGCAGGGTGAGGGTCTGGCAAGGCCGCACTCGTCGTTGCCGTGCTCGCCGGGTGTCCAACCCGGCTGCGCCCGGCGCCTAGATTGCGGCCTTGCCAGACCCTCACGTACCGCTGATTTCAAAGATTCAGTGGACTAGCTATCCGCAGCGCCGCCCGGCACGATCACCCACACACAAGTCCCTCCACCCTGGCGCGGCAGAAAGCTGAACTGCCCTCCTGCCAGCTCCGCACGCCGGTGCATGCCTGCAATGCCTGAGCCGGCATGCGCCTGGGCATCGTCATGGTGCGCGTCCATGCCAATGCCGTTATCGCTGACCTCGGCATACCAGGAGCCCGATGCAGCCAGGTAGTGCACGCTGACAGCCACTTCGGTGGCCCTGGCATGCTGCAGCACATTGCTCAACGCCTCTTGGACAATCGCCACCAAATGGGTGGCGCAGTGCCCATGCAACTGCATGGCTCCATCAAACACTTGCACGTCCCAGGTCATCTGGATACCACGGCGCTCCAGCACGGGCTGCAAGCGGTGGCGCAGACGGGCCAGCCGCTCGGTCACCGACTCTCCCTCTCCGTCCATGGAGTCCACAATCAGGCGCAGATCGAGCATGCAGCGCTCCAGAACGCTCAGCACCTCGCTGTCGCTAGAGGGCTTGGAGTCAAGCAGTGCCATGGCACACACCAGCTGAGAGCCCAGGCTGTCGTGCAGGTCACGGGCAATGCGCCGCCGTTCGGCATGCAGTTCCGGGCTCGGCCGTGGACTCAGGCGCGGTCGCCACTGCAAGGCCCTGGGCAGCTGAATGAGCAGCAGCCCCCCCAATGCCAAGCAGACGAGCAGCGTCACACCTTGCAACCACCGACGAACACCACCATCGACACCCCAAAACCATCCAAAAGACAGCAACGTCAACACCAACAGCAGCAGCCAGAGGGAGACGCAAGTGATTGCAAACCAAGCGGGACGGGTGCGAAACATAGCGCGGGCGGCAAGCCTTCGGTGATGGCAACCTTGGCTAGAACAATCCCCTCAAGGAGGCGAATCGCACGGCTTGTGCGCGGGTCCTGACCTGTAGCTTGCGGTAAATGTTACGCAGATGGGTGTTGACCGTCATGCTGCTGATGAAGAGGCGCGACCCGACTTCCACGCTGGTGTACCCACTGGCGACCAGGCGCAAAATCTCTTTCTCACGGGTAGATAACCGGTCGGCATCGTCGGGCTGGCGCCGCTTGGATTCTGCTGCGTTGGTGCGGTCAAAGCGCTGTAGCAGGCGACGCGCTAGGTTGGGGGTGATAGACGCACCACCGTTTGCCACCTGCAGCACCGATTGCGCATAGTTGCCAAACCAGGAGTTCTTGCCCACAAAGCCCGCAGCACCCAGCTCAAAGGCCCGCATCACCTGCTCGTCGTTTTCCATCACAGAAATGACAACCGCTTGCGCCGAGGGGCGAAAGGACCTGAAGAACTCCAGTAACTCAAAGGCCTCGCCATCACCCAGATTCAGGTCCACGAGCAAAACATCAAACTCATGCTGTTTGATAGCCTTGCGCCCCTCCCTGACGCTGGCGGCCTGGCCTACCAGCAATGTGCGCGGGTCTGCCATCAACTCCTGCGCAATCACCATCCGAATGTGCGCATCGTCATCCACGAGCAGCACCCTGATGGGATTGGACTCTTGACCCACCAGAAAAGCGGGCCACACCGATGGTGGATTGGAGTAGGTGGAAAACTGGCCCGAAGGCGCAGAGGGATGCACGCTTGGCGCGGCAGAGGATTCGACTTGCCCACGATTGCTCACGATAAACACTCCCTAGGGAACTTGAATTGCATTGAAAGCCGCGCAGAACCCTGGATGCCGCAGTGCCAGGCAAAGCCACCATGCAGCCGTTTAAGTGACGGCAGCTGGCAACGACATCACTGGCGCTTGGTGCGGCCATTGCGCGCGCCTTACGTTTGCACACAGGTTTTGAGCTGACTGCATCGTGACCGCAGCGTGCTCTCCACTCCGTTCGTTAGCGAACACAATGCAACAAAATTCACGCGTGCTGTTTGAAATCTCAAAATGGTTTCAAATGTCACAAACAGTTACTACCTAGGTTTTCACTGAACATCAGGCCAGGGGGCTGGTTCACTCCCGCGACGCACAAGGCTTCCCAGCGTTTTGCGTGAAAGAGCGCTCCACCGTATGGAGTAGCCAGTCCCCCGTATTTGTATCAGCGAGGGGGCCGCAGACACTGACTCCAGGCAGCGAGGAAGCGCCATCACTCCTCAAAGGAAGTGAGAGCCAAGCCGAGCTGTCCATTCCACTGCACCGCAGATTCGCTGCGATGCAGACCGTGTCGACACCCATCATCGAAGGATCTGTCATGAAAACCCTTGCTTTCATTGCTCTCAGTGCTATTGCTTCCGCTGCCATGGCCACAGGCCCTGTGTCTTCCACCCCCGATATCTCGATCACGGGCACTTCGGTGCAATTCGCTTCGCTGGCCAATGTCTCTGCCAGCAACAACTCCACAGGCTCTAAGAGCGAGGCATTTCAAAACGTGGCCTCCAACACGGGCAACGTCACCGTGGGCGGCAACTCCATCCAAGGGGTGCTGGGGGTGGGCGGCAGTGTGACCAATACCGCCAGCGGCAGCGACGCTTACGCCAGCCAGAACCTGTCGTCGAACGTGGGTGAAGTCACGATCTCTGGCAACTCGCTCCAGTTCACAGCCCTCACTGGCGCCACCATCGCCAACCTGTCCAGCGGCAGCAA
This Acidovorax sp. 106 DNA region includes the following protein-coding sequences:
- a CDS encoding sensor histidine kinase yields the protein MFRTRPAWFAITCVSLWLLLLVLTLLSFGWFWGVDGGVRRWLQGVTLLVCLALGGLLLIQLPRALQWRPRLSPRPSPELHAERRRIARDLHDSLGSQLVCAMALLDSKPSSDSEVLSVLERCMLDLRLIVDSMDGEGESVTERLARLRHRLQPVLERRGIQMTWDVQVFDGAMQLHGHCATHLVAIVQEALSNVLQHARATEVAVSVHYLAASGSWYAEVSDNGIGMDAHHDDAQAHAGSGIAGMHRRAELAGGQFSFLPRQGGGTCVWVIVPGGAADS
- a CDS encoding response regulator transcription factor yields the protein MHPSAPSGQFSTYSNPPSVWPAFLVGQESNPIRVLLVDDDAHIRMVIAQELMADPRTLLVGQAASVREGRKAIKQHEFDVLLVDLNLGDGEAFELLEFFRSFRPSAQAVVISVMENDEQVMRAFELGAAGFVGKNSWFGNYAQSVLQVANGGASITPNLARRLLQRFDRTNAAESKRRQPDDADRLSTREKEILRLVASGYTSVEVGSRLFISSMTVNTHLRNIYRKLQVRTRAQAVRFASLRGLF